Part of the Rhodospirillales bacterium genome, AACTTCCATTCCTCTGCCTGCGCCGGTGCAACGACGGCGGCCAGCGCGACCACGGATGCGGCGGCGCAGGCGCCGAAAAAGGTTCGGTGCCGAGGTCTGCTCATATCCTCATCTCCCTCGTCCTTGTTGGTGCAAACCGGGTCGGAGCTGGACGGGTCCGCAGGCATCCGCGCCGAAGGACCACCGCATATTGCACCTCCGATCCGTCTCGCCTCGCTCAATCAATTCAGCCTATAGTGCGAATGAAGTGGGTGCAATATGGCAGTTGATCCCAGGCAATTGAACCATACCAATCGAACCATGACCAAGTGGCTGCCACGGCCGGACCAGGATGCGCGCCCGAGGTATCTGGCGCTTGCCAACGCCATCGCGGCGGACATCGGCGCGGGACGACTGCTTTTTTCCGCCAAGCTCCCCACCCAGAGAGAACTGGCGCATGCCCTCGGACTCAGCGTCCATACCGTCAGCAGTGCTTACGCCGAGTTGGAGCGGCGCGGGCTCATCGCCGGCGAGGTCGGCCGCGGCACTTACGTCACCTTCCGCTCCGACCACGGCGAGCCACGCTTTATTCTCGGTCGCCGCGAGAAGGAAATCATCGATCTGTCGATTCTGCGGCCGGCGATCGGCGCCATTCATTCCGATCGTATTGCGGCTGCACTTGCCGAGATCGCCGGTAGTGGCGACCACGCCGCGATGCTCGCCTGCCGCCCAATTTCCGGCTTCGACAGCCATCGTGTCGCCGGTGCCCATTGGCTCAATCTTCACGGCCACGACGTGGCTCCCGAGCAGGTGATGATCGTCAACGGCTGTGCCCACGGGATCCTCGTCGCGCTGGCAACCCTGACCAAGCCGGGCGATATCGTCGCGACCGAAGCGCTCACCGACCACGGACTCATCGCTCTTGCCAGCGTCCTCCATTTCCGGCTGCGCGAGATCGACTTTGATACGGACGGGTTGCGTCCCGATGCGTTCGAGCGCGCGTGCCGCCAGGGCAGCGTGAAGGTGCTGGTCGTGACCCCGAACTACTCAAATCCGACGGCGACACTGATGCCGGAGGACCGGCGGCGCCAGATCGCCGAAATCGCCCAACGGTATGATGTAACAATCGTTGAGGACGACGTGTTCCTGCCGCTGCTGCCGGAACAGATGCCGCCGCTGGCCGCTTTCGACCGAAAGCGGGCCTGCTATATCACGAGCTTGACGAAGAGCCTGGTTTCCGGCCTCCGGGTCGGCTACCTCGTCGCGCCGGAGATGATGATGCCCAGGTTGGAGACGCGGCTGCGCGCAAGTTCCTGGATGGCGACACCATTGGTGAGCGAAATCGCGGCCCGCTGGATCATGGATGGCACTGCCCGATTGCTGGCGGACTGGCAGCGCGAGGAACTGGCGGCACGCGGTGCCATTCTCCGCGAACATCTCGCCGATCACCTCTACTGCGCACCTCCCGGCGCTCCGCACGCGTTTCTCGATCTGCCGCCGGCGTGGCGCCCGGCCAACTTCGCTACCCACGCCCGCTTGGCCGGCGTCGCGGTGACGCCCGCCGAACCGTTCGTCGTCGGGGAGAACCCCGAGCCGCAGGCAATCAGGGTCACGCTCGGCGCCGCCACATCGCGGCGGCAATTGAGCACCGGGCTAGAGCGACTGGCGACCTTGTTCGCGGAGGAGCCGGAACCGGCCTATATCAACGTTTGACTCGATACCCCGCCCCCTCCCGCAAATTGAACCGCGACGATTCTGCGATTGACATGCCCCGCGCAGGCGGCAACGATTTCCGCAACAGGGAGAGACTGGCGCCGCAAGCAAAAATCCAGGCGCGGGTTCGAAGGATCCGTCACCATGAATGAAGGCCGAACGGACGAAAGCCGATCAGCCGCCGGGGCCGGCAACGCCGCCGTTCGCTTCCTGGCGGGGGTCGACGCCCTCGTCGCCCGGTTCGAAACCATCGTCCTTGCTTACGGCGTGCTGCTGATGGCCGCCAACTCCATCGCCAACGTCGCCGGGCGGTTCCTGTTTTCCCAAAGCATTTATTTCTCGGAGGAACTGAACCAGTTTCTTATCGTGCTGATCACTTTCGTTGGCATAGGCTATGCGGCGCGCAAAGGGCGGCACATCCGCATGTCGGCGGTCTACGACCAGCTCAACGACCGTAACCGCAAGATCCTGATGATCGTCATCGCCGTCGTGACGTCGGTGATCATGTTCGTCCTCGCCTACTATTCTTACGTATATGTCTCCCGCGTCGCGCGGCTCGGCAAGGTAACGCCGGCTCTGCAGGTGCCGCTTTACCTGACGTACATCTGGGTGCCGATCGGCTTCGCTATCACAGGCCTGCAGTATGCCCTGACCGTGGTGAGCAACCTTCGCCACTCGGACGTGTACATCTCCTACGAGGAAATCGACTCCTACGACGAGAGTCATCAGGAGATGGAAGCCGGCCAAGGCGGCGGGACGTCCGCCGGACCGGAGTCACGGGGGTGAAATCCGCGGCAACGGCAGTGGCGAGAACACCGCGTATCACGGCGATGGCGATGTTGAACTCCAAGGAGACCGCCGCATGACCGAAGCGCTGGTTGGGACGATGATCGTGCTGCTGCTCCTTGGCTTTCCAATGATGATCCCGCTCATCGCCGCTACTCTGGTCGGATTCTTTATATTTTTCAGTGGCATGAAACCGGAAATCATCATCCAGCAGATGATCGGCGGGGTAAAGCCGGTCGCGCTGATTGCGGTGCCAATGTTCATCTTCGCTGCCGATATCGTCACCAAGGGGCAGGCCGCGGAGCGCCTGCTTGACGTGGTCATGCGCTTCGTCGGGCACGTGAAGGGGGGACTCGCCATCACGACCGCCGCCACATGCACCGTCTTCGGCGCGGTCTCCGGCTCCACGCAGGCGACTGTCGTCGCGATCGGGAGCCCGTTGCGCCCGAAACTCCTGGAAGCCGGGTACAAGGACTCGTTCGTCATCGCGCTGACCATCAACGCCAGCGACATCGCTTTTTTGATCCCTCCCAGCATCGGAATGATCATTTACGGCGTGATCTCGGGCACGTCGATCGCCGAACTGTTCATCGCCGGGATCGGACCGGGTTTGCTGATCCTTGCCATGTTTTCCGTCTATTCAGTGATTTTCGCCGTGGTGAACAACATTCCTACCTTGCCGAAGGCGACGTGGACGGAGCGCCTCGCCGCCATGCGGGGCGCCATCTGGCCGCTCGGCTTCCCGGTGATCATCATCGGCGGCATTTACGGCGGCATCTTCAGCCCGACGGAGGCGGCGTCGGTCAGCGTCGCCTACGCCTTGATCCTCGAGGTGTTGATCTTCCGCTCGGTGAAGCTCCGCGAGATCCCGGAGATCGCCATGTCCACCGGCCTGATCACCGCGGTTGTGTTCATCCTGGTGGGTGCTGGTGCGGCCTTCTCGTGGACCATCTCGTTCGCTCAGATCCCGCAGCAGATCCTAGGCTCGCTCGGCCTTGATCAGGCCGGGCCGATCATGGTGCTGGTCGCCATTTCAATCGCCTTCTTCGTCGGCTGCATGTTCGTCGACCCGATCGTGGTGATTCTGGTGCTGGTACCGATTTTCGCGCCGATCGTCGATCAGGCCGGCCTCGACCCGGTTCTCGTCGGCACCATCATCACGCTGCAGGTGGCGATCGGATCAGCGACGCCGCCCTTCGGTTGCGATATTTTCACGGCCATTGCCATCTTCAAACGGCCGTATCTGGATGTGATCAAGGGCTCGCCGCCGTTCATTCTCATGCTGCTGACGGCGTCCGCGCTGCTCATCCTTTTCCCGCAGATCGCGCTGTTCCTGCGCGATCTGGCCTTCCGTTAGGCGGAGGCGCAGCATGTTCGAGAAAATCCTCGTCGCCGTCGACGGATCGCAACATGCCGCCATGGCCGTGGAAACAGCGATCGAGATGGCGCACAAGTTCAACGCCCCACTTGTCTTCATCTGCGTCTACCGGCACTTCAGCCGGCTGGAGAGCACCCATTCCCTGGTCCGCGCCCGTGAGGTGCCGGAGCGGCCGGACGCAACCCTTGGCCGGCTTGCCCGGGAAACCGCCGAACGCGCCGCATCCTATGCCAGAGAGCACGGCGTGTCGGAGGCGGCGGCGGTCGCAAAACGCGGCCCGATCGCCCGCACCATCGTCGAGTACGCTGAAAAGCACGGCTTCGACACCATCGTCATGGGGCGGCGCGGGCGTGGCGACATTGAGGGCCTGTTGTTGGGCAGCGTGTCGCACAAGGTGTGCAGCCTTGCCGACGCTACCTGCATCACGGTGAAGTGATGACGATGTCGAGGCAGTGGCCACTTCCCTTCCTCGCGGCAGCATGTCTTGTCGCAGCTGTTCTGCTTGGACTGACCGTCTCACCCGCTGCAGCGCAATCGACGCTGGAAAAGATCAAGCGCGACGGCGTGGTCACTGTCGCCATCGCCGACGAGGCGCCCTACGGCTACCGTGAGGCCGACGGTCGGGTGACCGGGGAGGCACCCGAGATTGCGCGCAGGATACTGCGCGACATCAATCCCGACATTCAGATCGATTTCGTATCGGCAGACTTTGGAGACCTCATTCCCGGTCTCCGCAACGACACGTTCGATATCGCCGCCGCCGGTATGTTCAT contains:
- a CDS encoding TRAP transporter small permease produces the protein MNEGRTDESRSAAGAGNAAVRFLAGVDALVARFETIVLAYGVLLMAANSIANVAGRFLFSQSIYFSEELNQFLIVLITFVGIGYAARKGRHIRMSAVYDQLNDRNRKILMIVIAVVTSVIMFVLAYYSYVYVSRVARLGKVTPALQVPLYLTYIWVPIGFAITGLQYALTVVSNLRHSDVYISYEEIDSYDESHQEMEAGQGGGTSAGPESRG
- a CDS encoding PLP-dependent aminotransferase family protein; this translates as MTKWLPRPDQDARPRYLALANAIAADIGAGRLLFSAKLPTQRELAHALGLSVHTVSSAYAELERRGLIAGEVGRGTYVTFRSDHGEPRFILGRREKEIIDLSILRPAIGAIHSDRIAAALAEIAGSGDHAAMLACRPISGFDSHRVAGAHWLNLHGHDVAPEQVMIVNGCAHGILVALATLTKPGDIVATEALTDHGLIALASVLHFRLREIDFDTDGLRPDAFERACRQGSVKVLVVTPNYSNPTATLMPEDRRRQIAEIAQRYDVTIVEDDVFLPLLPEQMPPLAAFDRKRACYITSLTKSLVSGLRVGYLVAPEMMMPRLETRLRASSWMATPLVSEIAARWIMDGTARLLADWQREELAARGAILREHLADHLYCAPPGAPHAFLDLPPAWRPANFATHARLAGVAVTPAEPFVVGENPEPQAIRVTLGAATSRRQLSTGLERLATLFAEEPEPAYINV
- a CDS encoding TRAP transporter large permease, whose translation is MTEALVGTMIVLLLLGFPMMIPLIAATLVGFFIFFSGMKPEIIIQQMIGGVKPVALIAVPMFIFAADIVTKGQAAERLLDVVMRFVGHVKGGLAITTAATCTVFGAVSGSTQATVVAIGSPLRPKLLEAGYKDSFVIALTINASDIAFLIPPSIGMIIYGVISGTSIAELFIAGIGPGLLILAMFSVYSVIFAVVNNIPTLPKATWTERLAAMRGAIWPLGFPVIIIGGIYGGIFSPTEAASVSVAYALILEVLIFRSVKLREIPEIAMSTGLITAVVFILVGAGAAFSWTISFAQIPQQILGSLGLDQAGPIMVLVAISIAFFVGCMFVDPIVVILVLVPIFAPIVDQAGLDPVLVGTIITLQVAIGSATPPFGCDIFTAIAIFKRPYLDVIKGSPPFILMLLTASALLILFPQIALFLRDLAFR
- a CDS encoding universal stress protein, with protein sequence MFEKILVAVDGSQHAAMAVETAIEMAHKFNAPLVFICVYRHFSRLESTHSLVRAREVPERPDATLGRLARETAERAASYAREHGVSEAAAVAKRGPIARTIVEYAEKHGFDTIVMGRRGRGDIEGLLLGSVSHKVCSLADATCITVK